In Sorghum bicolor cultivar BTx623 chromosome 8, Sorghum_bicolor_NCBIv3, whole genome shotgun sequence, one genomic interval encodes:
- the LOC8074830 gene encoding protein LURP-one-related 5 → MSTRIHPSSSDAAGRARRRRAAAAAVAERERRPAVYTVWKRSSMGFQGTDGFCVYDDAGNLAFRVDNYSRRRKLCAGELLLMDGHGTPLLSLRPQLLSLHDRWNCYTATENAAVDKKASSTSPAQHQVFTMSRCSALRSSSDNAEVHMSSSRAGSTAAASSSSSSSTFSCKHPQSVSTAPPGYRVEGTFSRRSCKIRHGSDGREAARITRKSAGVASRPVATLGDDVFSLVVQPGVDVATIMAIVVVMDRICRRPYTPMVCSSQ, encoded by the exons ATGAGTACACGGATACACCCTTCGTCTTCGGACGCCGCCGGCCGTGCCCGTCGTCGccgggctgcggcggcggcggtggcggaacGGGAACGTCGGCCGGCGGTGTACACGGTGTGGAAGAGGTCCAGCATGGGCTTCCAGGGCACCGACGGCTTCTGCGTCTACGACGACGCCGGCAACCTCGCGTTCCGCGTCGACAACTACTCCCGCCGCCGGAAGCTCTGCGCCGGCGAGCTGCTGCTCATGGATGGCCACGGCACGCCTCTCCTCTCCCTCAGGCCACAG CTTCTCAGCCTGCACGACCGATGGAACTGCTACACGGCAACGGAAAACGCCGCCGTCGACAAGAAGGCGTCTTCCACTTCGCCGGCGCAGCATCAAGTCTTCACGATGAGCAGGTGCTCAGCTCTGCGTAGCAGCAGCGACAACGcagaggtccacatgtcatccTCAAGAGCAGGCTCTACTGCTGCtgcatcgtcatcatcgtcgtcttCTACCTTCAGCTGCAAGCACCCGCAGTCCGTGTCCACCGCTCCTCCCGGCTACCGAGTGGAGGGTACCTTCTCGAGGCGGAGCTGCAAGATCCGGCATGGCAGCGACGGCAGGGAGGCGGCACGGATAACGAGGAAGAGCGCCGGCGTCGCGTCCAGGCCGGTGGCCACGCTCGGGGACGACGTGTTCAGCCTCGTTGTCCAGCCGGGCGTCGACGTGGCCACCATCATGGCGATCGTCGTCGTCATGGACAGGATCTGTCGCAGGCCGTACACGCCCATGGTGTGCTCTTCACAGTAG
- the LOC8074831 gene encoding bifunctional bis(5'-adenosyl)-triphosphatase/adenylylsulfatase FHIT: protein MKAHICSCRLRLPVDQKKMLLRCRAVLLLPLPLPPPPRLLRRLPHPRALSSSSGSSPLPPPGMEASYKFGPYKIDAREVFHATPLSYAMVNLRPLLPGHVLVCPKREAKRFADLSSDEISDLWVTAKEVGARLEQYHKASSLTFAIQDGPQAGQTVAHVHIHLIPRKKGDFEKNDEIYDAIDVKEKELKEKLDLDIERKDRTMEEMAHEANEYRALFS from the exons ATGAAAGCCCACATCTGTAGTTGCCGGCTCCGTCTCCCCGTGGACCAGAAGAAGATGCTGCTGCGCTGCCGTGCCGTCCTGCTCCTCCCACTCCCGCTCCCTCCGCCGCCTCGCTTGCTTCGCCGCCTGCCGCACCCGCGCGCCCTCTCGTCCTCGTCCGGGTCCTCCCCACTCCCGCCGCCGGGGATGGAGGCTTCCTACAAGTTCGGGCCCTACAAGATCGACGCCAGGGAGGTCTTCCACGCCACGCCCCTCTCCTACGCCATGGTCAATCTCCGCCCGCTGCTCCCCGGT CATGTTCTTGTGTGCCCCAAGCGTGAAGCGAAAAGATTTGCTGATCTAAGCTCTGATGAGATCAGTGACTTATGGGTTACTGCAAAGGAAGTTGGTGCGCGTCTTGAGCAGTACCACAAAGCATCTTCACTTACCTTTGCTATCCAG GATGGTCCTCAAGCTGGCCAAACAGTTGCACATGTCCACATTCACCTCATCCCAAGGAAGAAAGGGGATTTTGAGAAAAATGATGAAATATATGACGCG ATTGATGTGAAAGAAAAAGAATTGAAGGAGAAGCTTGACCTGGACATTGAGAGGAAAGATAGAACCATGGAAGAAATGGCTCATGAGGCCAATGAGTACCGTGCTCTATTCTCCTAG